From Verrucomicrobiia bacterium, one genomic window encodes:
- a CDS encoding sigma-70 family RNA polymerase sigma factor: MNDLTEILAAVRAGDDGAAERLFDRIYAELRQVAAHKMAREAAGHTLQPTALVHEAWLRLGADIQPHWQSRAHFFSAAAEAMRRVLVDRARRKQAQRRGQGAEHVDLEGLQLASPAEDDQLLALNEALERFARSHPPKAELVKLRYFVGLTIEQAADVLNISEPTAKRWWAYAKAWLFSELRQPGP; encoded by the coding sequence ATGAACGACCTCACTGAGATCCTGGCCGCCGTCCGCGCCGGTGACGACGGGGCGGCGGAACGGCTGTTCGACCGGATCTATGCCGAACTGCGTCAGGTCGCGGCGCATAAGATGGCCCGTGAAGCTGCCGGCCACACGCTCCAGCCCACCGCACTGGTCCACGAGGCGTGGTTGCGCCTCGGAGCCGACATCCAGCCGCACTGGCAGAGCCGCGCCCACTTCTTTTCCGCGGCGGCCGAGGCCATGCGGCGAGTCCTCGTGGATCGCGCCCGGCGCAAGCAGGCGCAGCGGCGAGGTCAGGGGGCGGAGCATGTTGATCTCGAAGGGCTGCAGCTCGCCAGCCCGGCGGAGGACGACCAACTGCTGGCACTCAACGAGGCCCTCGAACGTTTCGCCCGATCGCACCCTCCCAAGGCCGAGTTGGTGAAGCTGCGTTACTTTGTCGGGCTGACCATTGAGCAGGCCGCGGACGTGCTCAACATCTCGGAGCCGACCGCGAAGCGGTGGTGGGCCTACGCCAAGGCCTGGCTGTTCAGCGAGCTTCGCCAGCCCGGCCCATGA